A genomic segment from Variovorax paradoxus B4 encodes:
- a CDS encoding pirin family protein: protein MTNANHHANHPTDPVATPRGIDHIVAGVSTSDGDGVKLTRVLQQPLQKRLDPYLMLDAFGSDNPGDYIGGFPNHPHRGFETVTYMIAGRMRHRDSAGHEGLLQNGGVQWMTAGRGLVHSELPEQEDGLMEGFQLWLNLPAKDKMREPWYRDIQNEEIPEYTTAAGVHVRVIAGASHGIEGAVRREHTEPLYLDITLPPGAEFAQPLPDDHNVLVYAFRESVWIAGSEVPTRRMAILANDPGSDGVVLRAGATNHSPARALLIAGKPLHEPIAQYGPFVMNTQEQVKQAVQDFQSGKFGG from the coding sequence ATGACGAATGCAAATCATCACGCCAACCACCCGACCGATCCCGTGGCCACGCCGCGTGGCATCGACCACATCGTGGCCGGTGTTTCCACCAGCGATGGCGATGGCGTCAAACTCACCCGCGTGCTGCAGCAGCCGCTGCAAAAAAGGCTCGATCCCTACCTGATGCTCGACGCCTTCGGCAGCGACAACCCGGGCGACTACATCGGCGGCTTTCCCAATCATCCACACCGCGGCTTCGAAACCGTGACCTACATGATCGCGGGCCGCATGCGGCACCGCGACAGCGCAGGCCACGAAGGGCTGCTGCAGAACGGCGGCGTGCAATGGATGACGGCCGGCCGCGGGCTCGTCCACAGCGAACTGCCCGAGCAGGAGGACGGCCTGATGGAAGGCTTTCAGCTCTGGCTCAACCTGCCGGCCAAGGACAAGATGCGCGAGCCCTGGTATCGCGACATCCAGAACGAGGAAATCCCGGAATACACCACCGCGGCGGGCGTGCACGTGCGCGTGATCGCGGGCGCGAGCCACGGCATCGAGGGCGCGGTGCGGCGCGAGCACACCGAGCCGCTGTACCTCGACATCACCCTGCCGCCCGGCGCCGAATTCGCCCAGCCCCTGCCCGACGACCACAACGTGCTGGTGTATGCGTTCCGCGAATCGGTGTGGATTGCGGGCAGCGAGGTGCCGACGCGCCGCATGGCCATTCTTGCGAACGACCCCGGCAGCGACGGCGTGGTGCTGCGCGCGGGGGCCACCAACCACAGCCCGGCGCGCGCATTGCTGATTGCCGGCAAGCCGCTGCACGAGCCGATCGCGCAGTACGGCCCTTTCGTGATGAACACGCAGGAGCAGGTGAAGCAGGCCGTGCAAGACTTCCAGAGCGGCAAGTTCGGCGGTTGA
- a CDS encoding endonuclease/exonuclease/phosphatase family protein, translated as MPSSPIPLAAAAPTSLKVMTVNTHKGFTALNRKFILPELRDAVRTVGADVVFLQEVLGTHSRHSRKVNNWPEAPHYEFLADTMWPQFAYGRNAVYPRGHHGNAVLSKFPIVHFRNHDVSVAGPEKRGLLHCVLRLPGRTVDVHAICAHLGLAEAHRQQQLELLLHIVRDEVPADAPLIVAGDFNDWRGRAHQVLEEGAALREVFVHANGAAAKTFPARFPLLSLDRIYVRNAGVHAPVVLPRKPWSHLSDHAPLVANIDL; from the coding sequence ATGCCTTCCTCCCCGATTCCACTTGCCGCCGCGGCGCCGACCTCGCTCAAGGTCATGACGGTGAACACCCACAAGGGCTTTACCGCGCTCAACCGCAAGTTCATCCTGCCGGAGTTGCGGGACGCCGTGCGCACGGTGGGGGCCGACGTGGTGTTCCTGCAGGAAGTGCTCGGCACCCATTCGCGCCATTCGCGCAAGGTCAACAACTGGCCCGAGGCGCCGCACTACGAATTCCTCGCCGACACCATGTGGCCGCAGTTCGCCTACGGCCGCAACGCCGTGTATCCGAGGGGCCATCACGGCAACGCGGTGCTGTCCAAGTTTCCGATCGTGCATTTCCGCAACCACGACGTGTCGGTGGCCGGGCCCGAAAAGCGCGGCCTGCTGCATTGCGTGCTGCGCCTGCCGGGCCGCACGGTGGACGTCCATGCGATCTGCGCCCACCTGGGCCTGGCCGAGGCGCACCGGCAGCAGCAGCTGGAGCTGCTGCTGCACATCGTGCGCGACGAGGTGCCGGCCGATGCGCCGCTGATCGTTGCGGGCGACTTCAACGACTGGCGCGGCCGTGCCCACCAGGTGCTGGAAGAAGGCGCCGCGCTGCGCGAGGTTTTCGTGCATGCGAACGGCGCAGCCGCCAAGACCTTTCCGGCGCGCTTTCCGCTGCTGTCGCTCGACCGCATCTATGTTCGCAACGCGGGCGTGCACGCGCCTGTGGTGCTGCCGCGCAAGCCCTGGTCGCATCTGTCGGACCACGCGCCGCTGGTTGCGAACATCGACCTTTGA
- a CDS encoding lysylphosphatidylglycerol synthase domain-containing protein: MKTRTARLAHRRWWPWLRRIAVWAFFGLVAWLLVNQARAIDWQEVFDAMRALPAATLWLAGALAAGSFATYSTYDLLGRHLTHHPLGARTVMGVTFISYAFNLNLGSLVGGVAFRYRLYSRLGLPNGTITRVLGFSMLTNWLGYLVVAGAAFCFWPLVLPAEWKIGNGGLRILGAVLLLLATAYFVLCAFASGHVFRLRHYPFKVPSLRMALLQLAMSCLNWALIGGVIWVLLQGAVAYHAVLAVLLVAAVAGVVTHVPAGLGVLEAVFLALLSHEVAQGRLLGALLVYRGLYYLLPLGVATVAYFVTELRARRWRHATSPKP, from the coding sequence GTGAAAACCCGCACCGCGAGGCTCGCGCACCGGCGCTGGTGGCCCTGGCTGCGCCGCATCGCGGTCTGGGCTTTCTTCGGCCTGGTTGCCTGGCTTCTCGTGAACCAGGCACGCGCCATCGACTGGCAGGAGGTGTTCGATGCCATGCGCGCGCTGCCCGCGGCCACGCTGTGGCTGGCCGGCGCGCTGGCCGCCGGCAGCTTTGCGACCTACAGCACCTACGATCTGCTGGGCCGCCATCTCACGCACCACCCGCTTGGCGCCCGCACCGTCATGGGCGTGACCTTCATCAGCTACGCCTTCAACCTCAATCTCGGTTCTCTGGTGGGCGGCGTGGCGTTCCGCTACCGGCTCTATTCGCGCCTGGGCCTTCCCAACGGCACCATCACGCGCGTGCTCGGCTTCAGCATGCTGACCAACTGGCTCGGCTACCTGGTGGTGGCGGGTGCGGCCTTCTGCTTCTGGCCGCTGGTGCTGCCGGCCGAATGGAAGATCGGCAACGGTGGCCTGCGCATCCTGGGCGCGGTGCTGCTGCTGCTGGCCACGGCCTATTTCGTGCTGTGCGCCTTTGCCAGCGGGCACGTCTTCCGGCTGCGCCACTATCCGTTCAAGGTGCCGTCCCTTCGGATGGCTTTGCTCCAGCTGGCCATGTCGTGCCTGAACTGGGCGCTGATCGGCGGCGTGATCTGGGTCCTGCTGCAGGGCGCGGTGGCCTATCACGCCGTGCTCGCGGTGCTGCTGGTGGCCGCAGTGGCGGGCGTGGTCACTCACGTGCCGGCAGGCCTGGGCGTGCTCGAGGCGGTGTTCCTTGCCCTGCTTTCGCACGAGGTGGCGCAAGGCCGGCTGCTGGGTGCGCTGCTGGTCTACCGGGGGCTCTACTACCTGTTGCCGCTGGGTGTGGCCACGGTGGCCTATTTCGTCACTGAACTGCGCGCGCGGCGCTGGCGGCACGCCACGTCGCCGAAGCCCTAG
- a CDS encoding DUF4124 domain-containing protein translates to MNPDHRDPLHDSRNAMTEWERSLRPTRERHWATWIALSALLLFGLYRGAEWLLAQRAERPGSVESALPPAPGSAAERRRPIPSPPANLPASPSAAPAALEVSKCTSAAGKTAYSDGPCPAGSTATTVRLDRNQNLADGMSAEAREASNRSSAALAAQQQSYERQVARNAVGDTRADCDALDAQVKGLDTMARQPQGAAMQDWLRSERQQARDRRFRLGCR, encoded by the coding sequence ATGAATCCCGACCATCGCGACCCGCTGCACGACAGCCGCAACGCGATGACGGAATGGGAGCGCAGCTTGCGCCCGACGCGGGAGCGCCATTGGGCGACGTGGATCGCGCTGTCGGCTTTGCTCTTGTTCGGACTCTATCGCGGCGCCGAATGGCTGTTGGCGCAGCGTGCTGAGCGGCCAGGCAGCGTGGAATCAGCGCTGCCGCCTGCGCCAGGCTCGGCCGCGGAGCGACGTCGCCCCATCCCATCGCCTCCGGCAAATCTCCCGGCCAGCCCTTCAGCGGCGCCAGCTGCTCTCGAAGTCAGCAAATGCACGAGCGCAGCGGGCAAGACCGCTTATTCGGACGGGCCCTGCCCCGCAGGTTCGACCGCCACGACCGTTCGCCTCGACCGCAACCAGAATCTGGCGGATGGAATGAGCGCCGAGGCGCGCGAAGCATCGAATCGGAGCAGCGCTGCACTTGCGGCGCAGCAGCAGTCCTACGAGCGCCAGGTCGCTCGCAACGCCGTGGGCGACACACGAGCCGATTGCGATGCGCTCGATGCCCAGGTCAAGGGGCTCGACACCATGGCGCGGCAGCCGCAGGGCGCGGCCATGCAGGACTGGCTGCGCAGCGAAAGGCAGCAGGCCCGGGACCGGCGGTTCCGCCTGGGCTGCCGCTGA
- a CDS encoding metallophosphoesterase yields the protein MRGMRLADAVSRATPVPIAPMPIRSLSVLTALLHAYIALRLLPALAMLTPAWPLALAALAISALTIPLPFVSRGGERGASVGELLQWTGLISMGWFSSLFVSTLLRDAGLLLAWLASVLSGAAVPWHAVLPWSAMAVLVLATLVSMVGFLNARRTADVKRVEVPIHDLPAALEGFTIAQLSDIHVGPTIRSAYIQRIVDAVNRLGADAIAITGDLVDGSVAELREHIAPLAGLRARHGTFVVTGNHEYYAGAHAWIDELRRLGLKVLLNEHVVLQTRNVRGAQNDEELFESQLVLAGVTDFTAGHFDAAHASDPHLALFDAPPLVHTRVLLAHQPRSATLAAQAGYQLQLSGHTHGGQFFPWNLFVPMQQPFTAGLHRLHDMWVYVSRGTGYWGPPKRFGAPSEITLLTLVVARG from the coding sequence ATGCGCGGCATGCGCCTTGCAGATGCCGTATCCCGGGCAACGCCCGTTCCCATTGCCCCCATGCCGATACGTTCCCTGAGCGTGCTCACCGCGCTCCTGCATGCCTACATCGCGCTGCGCCTGCTGCCCGCGCTGGCCATGCTCACTCCGGCCTGGCCGCTGGCCCTGGCCGCACTCGCCATCTCGGCCCTCACGATCCCGCTGCCCTTTGTCTCGCGCGGCGGGGAGCGCGGCGCCTCGGTGGGCGAATTGCTCCAATGGACGGGCCTCATCAGCATGGGCTGGTTCTCCTCGCTGTTCGTGTCGACGCTGCTGCGCGATGCGGGCCTGCTGCTCGCCTGGCTCGCGAGCGTGCTGTCCGGCGCCGCCGTGCCCTGGCATGCCGTGCTGCCATGGAGCGCAATGGCCGTGCTGGTGCTGGCCACGCTGGTGTCGATGGTGGGTTTTCTCAATGCCCGCCGCACGGCGGACGTGAAGCGCGTGGAGGTTCCGATCCACGACCTGCCCGCGGCGCTCGAGGGTTTCACGATCGCGCAGCTCAGCGACATCCACGTCGGCCCGACGATCAGGAGCGCCTACATCCAGCGCATCGTCGATGCGGTGAACCGGCTCGGCGCCGACGCCATCGCGATCACCGGCGACCTGGTGGACGGCAGCGTGGCCGAGCTGCGCGAGCACATTGCGCCGCTGGCCGGCCTGCGCGCGCGCCACGGGACTTTCGTCGTCACGGGCAATCACGAGTACTACGCCGGTGCGCACGCCTGGATCGACGAACTGCGCAGGCTGGGCCTGAAGGTGCTGCTCAACGAGCATGTGGTGCTGCAGACGCGCAACGTGCGCGGCGCGCAGAACGACGAAGAGCTGTTCGAAAGCCAGCTGGTGCTGGCGGGCGTGACCGATTTCACCGCCGGCCATTTCGATGCCGCGCACGCAAGCGACCCGCACCTGGCGCTGTTCGACGCGCCGCCGCTGGTGCACACGCGGGTGCTGCTTGCGCACCAGCCGCGCAGCGCAACCTTGGCGGCCCAGGCCGGCTACCAGCTGCAGCTGTCGGGCCACACGCATGGCGGCCAGTTCTTTCCGTGGAACCTGTTCGTGCCGATGCAGCAGCCCTTCACCGCCGGCCTGCACCGGCTGCACGACATGTGGGTCTACGTGAGCCGCGGCACGGGTTATTGGGGTCCGCCGAAGCGTTTTGGTGCGCCGTCCGAAATCACGCTGCTGACCCTGGTCGTGGCGCGCGGCTGA
- a CDS encoding acyloxyacyl hydrolase, with the protein MKTHRSASLGAAVFAGVLGLLGAPAHAFEDSARGFYLEGGHAPHGDKGGTDSATVGVTLPWSPRQPVHEGALTSYWDLFASQWHAPALGSGSRNYTQIGAIYTWRYRFDGGSSPWFAEGGVGGTVMDHIYRTPDRTFSTAFQFTEVLGVGRSFGENGKHDLTLRLQHFSNAGIKKPNPGENFVRVRYTDHF; encoded by the coding sequence ATGAAAACACACAGGTCCGCGTCCCTCGGGGCCGCCGTGTTCGCAGGCGTTCTTGGCCTGCTGGGTGCACCGGCTCATGCGTTCGAAGACAGCGCACGCGGCTTTTATCTCGAGGGCGGCCATGCACCGCATGGCGACAAGGGCGGCACCGATTCGGCCACCGTGGGCGTGACACTGCCGTGGTCGCCGCGCCAGCCGGTGCATGAAGGCGCGCTCACTTCCTACTGGGATCTGTTCGCGAGCCAATGGCATGCGCCGGCCCTGGGCAGCGGCTCGCGCAACTACACGCAGATCGGCGCGATCTACACCTGGCGCTACCGCTTCGACGGCGGCAGTTCGCCGTGGTTTGCCGAAGGCGGCGTCGGTGGCACGGTGATGGACCACATCTACAGGACACCCGACCGCACCTTCAGCACCGCGTTCCAGTTCACCGAAGTGCTGGGCGTCGGACGCAGTTTCGGCGAGAACGGCAAGCACGACCTGACACTGCGGCTGCAGCATTTTTCGAATGCGGGCATCAAGAAGCCCAACCCGGGCGAAAACTTCGTCCGGGTGCGCTACACCGACCACTTCTAG
- a CDS encoding GNAT family N-acetyltransferase encodes MNEVEAIERATVAAVSPLAVEELDGWLLPFDDGTVKRARSAVPLHRNPVDGATIDRIEDRYDSRQFVPAFRLADVPCFVALQSELEQRHYVGDSPTCVQIGSARRMREVAPPGAVPADVDLAPDDAWATLFLGEGFDPVDGAHRVRALSRAQGSLYASVREGRRTVAAGAMAFGQGWASVHGMRTEQSQRGRGLAGRVLAGLAQAALERGFEQVFLQVDAQNMAAHALYRRAGFSTQWQYRYWQRQQWPR; translated from the coding sequence ATGAACGAAGTCGAAGCCATCGAGCGCGCCACCGTGGCCGCCGTCTCGCCCCTTGCCGTCGAAGAGCTCGACGGCTGGCTGCTCCCCTTCGACGACGGCACCGTCAAGCGCGCCAGGTCGGCCGTTCCGCTGCACCGCAACCCGGTCGACGGCGCCACGATCGACCGCATCGAGGACCGCTACGACAGCCGCCAGTTCGTGCCCGCGTTCCGCCTGGCCGACGTGCCCTGCTTCGTGGCGCTGCAGTCCGAACTGGAGCAGCGGCACTATGTCGGGGACTCGCCGACCTGCGTGCAGATCGGCTCCGCGAGGCGCATGCGCGAGGTGGCGCCGCCCGGCGCCGTGCCGGCCGACGTCGACCTTGCGCCCGACGACGCCTGGGCCACCCTGTTCCTCGGCGAGGGCTTCGATCCCGTGGATGGCGCCCATCGCGTGCGCGCGCTGTCGCGCGCCCAGGGCTCGCTCTATGCCAGCGTGCGCGAGGGCCGCCGAACCGTGGCGGCAGGCGCCATGGCCTTCGGCCAAGGATGGGCCAGCGTGCACGGCATGCGAACCGAGCAGTCGCAGCGCGGCCGGGGCCTGGCCGGACGCGTGCTGGCGGGCCTCGCGCAGGCTGCGCTCGAGCGCGGCTTCGAGCAGGTGTTCCTGCAGGTCGACGCGCAGAACATGGCGGCCCATGCGCTCTACCGGCGCGCCGGTTTTTCGACGCAGTGGCAGTACCGCTACTGGCAGCGCCAGCAGTGGCCGCGTTGA
- a CDS encoding Spy/CpxP family protein refolding chaperone produces MISLRQRIVWASLVGSAALASSGAFAQAPAAPGTSSSTPPAAVAQAEGSAPKAQHRRMDPAQRMERMQEHRAKRLAALKEKLKLNAAQEGAWTTFTAASQPPAGARPQRMDRAEFAKLTTPERLERMQARQAERSARFAKRAEATKAFYAALTPEQQKTFDAETVHAGMHGHRHGHGGHGGEHRAAPAKS; encoded by the coding sequence ATGATCTCTCTTCGCCAACGCATCGTCTGGGCCAGCCTTGTGGGGTCGGCCGCCCTCGCCTCTTCGGGCGCCTTTGCACAGGCCCCGGCCGCACCCGGCACTTCTTCTTCCACGCCCCCTGCCGCCGTTGCACAGGCCGAAGGCAGCGCACCCAAGGCGCAGCACAGGCGCATGGACCCGGCCCAGCGCATGGAGCGCATGCAGGAACACCGCGCCAAGCGTCTTGCCGCGCTGAAGGAAAAGCTCAAGCTGAACGCCGCACAGGAAGGCGCGTGGACCACCTTCACTGCGGCCAGCCAGCCGCCTGCCGGGGCCCGTCCGCAGCGCATGGACCGCGCGGAATTCGCCAAGCTCACCACGCCCGAGCGCCTGGAGCGCATGCAGGCCCGCCAGGCCGAGCGCAGCGCAAGGTTCGCCAAGCGCGCCGAGGCCACCAAGGCCTTCTATGCCGCACTGACGCCCGAACAGCAGAAGACCTTCGATGCGGAAACGGTGCATGCCGGCATGCATGGCCACCGTCATGGTCACGGGGGCCATGGCGGCGAGCATAGGGCAGCGCCCGCCAAGAGCTGA
- a CDS encoding polyhydroxyalkanoate granule-associated phasin, with protein sequence MPSFTSVARLSNPLMLWVDVALKTQEMLLSSGSVIQMRTERMAKAGLAPSAADLAEFQLMGDEKLAAAGESGAAMVRQWHSSHVSLASRALQQWLLSAGAFLSMAGSVTPAQAAERSDAFVQATARAAGTASRLSGAAVRIAREGLKPIHAAATSNARRLAELRD encoded by the coding sequence ATGCCGTCCTTCACCTCTGTCGCCCGCCTGTCCAACCCACTGATGCTGTGGGTGGACGTGGCCCTCAAGACCCAGGAGATGCTGCTGTCCTCCGGGTCTGTCATCCAGATGCGCACCGAGCGCATGGCCAAGGCGGGGCTCGCGCCCAGCGCGGCCGATCTCGCGGAATTTCAGCTCATGGGCGATGAAAAACTTGCCGCTGCAGGCGAATCGGGGGCCGCCATGGTCAGGCAATGGCACAGCAGCCATGTCTCGCTGGCGAGCCGCGCGCTGCAGCAATGGCTTCTGAGCGCCGGGGCCTTTCTGTCGATGGCCGGCAGCGTCACCCCCGCGCAGGCCGCGGAGCGCAGCGATGCCTTCGTCCAGGCCACGGCCCGGGCGGCGGGCACGGCCAGCCGGCTTTCGGGCGCGGCAGTGCGCATTGCACGCGAAGGGCTGAAGCCGATCCACGCCGCCGCCACCTCGAACGCCCGGCGGCTGGCCGAGCTGCGCGACTGA
- a CDS encoding biosynthetic peptidoglycan transglycosylase has product MKLVLAPAAGEWSTTVEAGPLRIAVGVPTAVRLATSSWLAPRLDGHSYDTRFGIVHFAWKEAAGLLELRCAPCSAEVAALGTQPIVFEGLVATVKRDGNTLAGTIDATPRSADAAAMLQGQWEGHLPPKGKGLQLSADIKDAPIARWYAVLAPNLPELQRARIGGTLALRGQVALPEATFAVHPTISQFTVEGLGTEAMLGARTSCGAPSRLANDSWLARAVIAAEDQRFFTHAGYDLAEIVASIDNNQKEGLPKRGGSTLTQQLAKMLVTGSDRTAERKLRELLYAVEMEQTLGKARILQLYLDNAPWGGNLCGAEAAARRYFKRSARSLEPAQAVWLASMLHKPQAVLEQWRRDGQIDPDRTKWVAESVRGISRNQREALLKSVAAARFTAPEAVP; this is encoded by the coding sequence GTGAAACTGGTGCTTGCGCCGGCGGCGGGCGAATGGAGCACCACGGTCGAGGCCGGCCCGCTGCGCATTGCGGTGGGCGTGCCGACGGCAGTGCGCCTGGCCACGTCCTCCTGGCTCGCGCCGCGGCTCGACGGACATTCGTACGACACCCGGTTCGGCATCGTGCACTTCGCATGGAAGGAAGCGGCAGGCTTGCTCGAATTGCGCTGCGCGCCCTGCAGCGCCGAGGTTGCGGCGCTCGGCACGCAACCGATCGTGTTCGAGGGCCTGGTCGCCACCGTGAAGCGGGACGGCAACACGCTGGCCGGCACCATCGACGCCACGCCTCGCAGCGCCGATGCCGCCGCCATGCTCCAGGGCCAATGGGAAGGACACCTGCCGCCCAAGGGCAAGGGCCTGCAGCTCAGCGCCGACATCAAGGACGCGCCGATTGCCCGCTGGTATGCGGTGCTCGCGCCCAACCTGCCCGAACTGCAGCGTGCCCGCATCGGCGGCACGCTGGCGCTGCGTGGGCAGGTCGCGCTGCCCGAGGCCACGTTTGCGGTGCATCCCACCATCAGCCAGTTCACCGTCGAGGGGCTGGGCACCGAAGCCATGCTCGGCGCGCGCACCAGTTGCGGCGCACCCTCGAGGCTGGCCAACGACAGCTGGCTGGCGCGCGCCGTCATCGCGGCCGAAGACCAGCGCTTCTTCACCCACGCCGGCTACGACCTGGCGGAGATCGTCGCCTCGATCGACAACAACCAGAAGGAAGGCCTGCCCAAGCGAGGCGGCAGCACGCTGACGCAGCAGCTCGCCAAGATGCTGGTGACCGGCAGCGACCGCACGGCAGAACGCAAGCTGCGCGAACTGCTCTACGCGGTCGAAATGGAACAGACCCTGGGCAAGGCGCGCATCCTGCAGCTCTACCTGGACAACGCGCCGTGGGGCGGCAACCTGTGCGGTGCCGAAGCCGCCGCCCGGCGCTACTTCAAGCGTTCCGCGCGCAGCCTGGAACCCGCGCAGGCGGTCTGGCTTGCGTCCATGCTGCACAAGCCGCAGGCGGTGCTCGAGCAATGGCGGCGCGACGGGCAGATCGACCCGGACCGCACCAAGTGGGTCGCCGAGAGCGTGCGCGGCATCAGCCGCAACCAGCGCGAGGCGCTGCTCAAGAGCGTGGCGGCCGCCAGATTCACCGCACCGGAGGCTGTCCCATGA
- the clsB gene encoding cardiolipin synthase ClsB produces MDNVGRWVGGNRVALLENGEEFFTRVFDAIRQAQREVIIETFILFEDKVGLALHAAMRSAAQRGVKIDLMVDGFGSPDLSREFIGGLSAVGVRVRMFDPGQRILGQRLNVFRRMHRKIVVVDGELAFVGGINYSADHLLDFGPKAKQDYAVELHGPVVAQIHQFVLRAIALGDKGPRWFRRRLKQAPPPDRGPVGDAQAVLITRDNRRHTGDIEREYLAAIRAARKRIVIANAYFFPGYRLIKELRRAARRGVDVRLILQGEPDMPIVKTAATMLYHHLLRAGVRIYEYCDRPLHAKVALMDDVWTTVGSSNLDPLSLSLNLEANVFARDRAFNQLLWERMDTLMCKSCQQIGAADLENGWSGWRLVRSFFIFHFLRWYPSWLGWLPRQVPRLTPAEATELAEKREKREGAGDNGAAPTEAA; encoded by the coding sequence ATGGATAACGTCGGCCGATGGGTGGGCGGCAACCGCGTGGCGCTGCTCGAGAACGGCGAGGAGTTCTTCACGCGCGTGTTCGACGCCATTCGCCAGGCGCAGCGCGAAGTCATCATCGAAACCTTCATCCTGTTCGAGGACAAGGTGGGCCTTGCGCTGCACGCCGCCATGCGTTCGGCGGCCCAGCGCGGCGTGAAGATCGACCTGATGGTCGACGGCTTCGGCTCGCCGGATCTGTCGCGCGAATTCATCGGAGGGTTGAGCGCCGTGGGCGTGAGGGTGCGGATGTTCGATCCGGGTCAGCGCATCCTCGGCCAGCGGCTGAACGTGTTCCGCCGGATGCACCGCAAGATCGTGGTGGTCGATGGAGAGCTCGCGTTCGTGGGCGGCATCAATTATTCGGCCGACCACCTGCTGGACTTCGGGCCCAAGGCCAAGCAGGACTACGCGGTGGAACTGCACGGACCTGTCGTGGCGCAGATCCACCAGTTCGTGCTGCGCGCCATTGCGCTCGGCGACAAGGGGCCGCGCTGGTTTCGCCGCCGGCTCAAGCAGGCACCGCCCCCCGACCGGGGGCCCGTCGGCGATGCGCAGGCCGTGCTCATCACACGCGACAACCGCCGCCACACCGGTGACATCGAACGCGAGTACCTCGCCGCGATCCGCGCCGCACGCAAGCGCATCGTGATTGCCAACGCGTATTTCTTTCCCGGCTACAGGCTCATCAAGGAGCTGCGCCGTGCCGCCCGGCGCGGCGTGGATGTGCGGCTCATCCTGCAAGGCGAGCCCGACATGCCGATCGTCAAGACGGCCGCGACCATGCTCTACCACCACCTGCTGCGTGCGGGCGTGCGCATCTACGAATACTGCGACCGCCCGCTGCATGCCAAGGTCGCGCTGATGGACGACGTGTGGACCACGGTCGGCTCGAGCAATCTCGATCCGCTGAGCCTGTCGCTGAACCTGGAGGCCAACGTGTTCGCGCGCGACAGGGCCTTCAACCAGCTGCTGTGGGAACGCATGGACACGCTCATGTGCAAGAGCTGCCAGCAGATCGGCGCGGCTGACCTGGAAAACGGATGGAGCGGCTGGCGGCTGGTGCGCAGCTTCTTCATCTTCCACTTTCTGCGCTGGTATCCGTCATGGCTGGGCTGGCTGCCGCGGCAGGTGCCGCGCCTCACCCCGGCCGAGGCCACCGAGCTTGCCGAGAAGCGCGAAAAGCGCGAGGGCGCCGGCGACAACGGGGCCGCGCCGACGGAAGCGGCATGA
- a CDS encoding flavodoxin family protein, with amino-acid sequence MPHRTIKAPEVRKGQASETLKRDQFHERFMQSFQDPAFQAEKDALQRIELIAWEAYQEGRKAPVTRKAGPGHADPDYELSVDWLEARARIDAAQAAWGSPQTRSRVLLVNGSPRNDGTCPGEVSKTWRLVQLAREVLDGCGIDVDVLDLSLLASEYGRHIHPCKGCVSTAMPLCHWPCSCYPNHAMRQTGDWMNEIYERWVAAHGVIVFTPTHWYQSASPLKLMADRLVCADGGNPDPTSTHGKKPDEAKALELEGWGYPKHLAGRVYGVVVHGDVAGAESLRRNLSDWLDWMGLVDAGAQARLDRYIGYYEPYATSHDSLDADADVQEEVRNVARAVALAVGELRSGKLQPPDRGLKPPRPK; translated from the coding sequence ATGCCCCACCGCACGATCAAAGCCCCCGAAGTCCGCAAGGGACAGGCGTCCGAAACGCTCAAGCGCGACCAGTTCCACGAGCGCTTCATGCAATCCTTCCAGGATCCCGCCTTCCAGGCCGAGAAAGATGCGCTGCAGCGCATCGAGCTCATCGCATGGGAGGCCTACCAGGAAGGCCGCAAGGCGCCCGTCACGCGCAAGGCCGGCCCCGGCCATGCCGATCCCGACTACGAACTTTCCGTCGACTGGCTCGAAGCCAGGGCGCGCATCGACGCGGCGCAGGCCGCCTGGGGCAGCCCGCAAACGAGGTCGCGCGTGCTGCTGGTCAACGGCTCGCCCCGCAACGACGGCACCTGCCCGGGCGAAGTCTCCAAGACGTGGCGGCTGGTGCAGCTCGCGCGCGAAGTGCTCGATGGCTGCGGCATCGACGTCGACGTGCTCGACCTGAGCCTGCTCGCCTCCGAATACGGGCGCCACATCCATCCCTGCAAGGGCTGCGTGTCCACCGCCATGCCCCTGTGCCACTGGCCCTGCAGCTGCTATCCCAACCATGCGATGCGCCAGACCGGCGACTGGATGAACGAGATCTACGAGCGCTGGGTTGCCGCGCACGGCGTGATCGTGTTCACGCCCACGCATTGGTACCAGTCGGCCAGCCCGCTCAAGCTCATGGCCGACCGGCTGGTGTGCGCCGACGGCGGCAACCCCGACCCCACCAGCACCCACGGCAAGAAGCCCGACGAAGCCAAGGCCCTCGAACTCGAGGGCTGGGGCTATCCCAAGCACCTGGCGGGACGGGTCTACGGCGTGGTGGTGCACGGCGACGTGGCCGGTGCCGAGAGCCTGCGGCGCAACCTGTCGGACTGGCTCGACTGGATGGGCCTGGTCGATGCAGGCGCGCAGGCCCGGCTCGACCGCTACATCGGCTACTACGAGCCCTACGCCACCAGCCACGACAGCCTCGATGCCGACGCAGACGTGCAGGAGGAAGTGCGCAACGTGGCCCGTGCCGTGGCACTGGCCGTCGGCGAGCTGCGCTCGGGCAAGCTGCAGCCGCCCGACCGCGGACTGAAGCCGCCAAGGCCCAAATAA